In Streptomyces chartreusis, the following proteins share a genomic window:
- a CDS encoding SSI family serine proteinase inhibitor gives MLQVNRSVRAGRLRRVLLTATGTLAAVGLASVAPVAAAPAAVPLAKDPGRAGDHLTVTVRDAGGGADGTHELTCHPAGGDHPRAADACAALDSGTRWGKDAFAPVPQGTFCTMQYGGSATAHVTGTWAGRPVDARYDRSDGCEIARWNRLVPLLPDVRAQGRRL, from the coding sequence ATGTTGCAGGTCAACCGTTCCGTCCGGGCCGGCCGCCTCCGCCGGGTCCTCCTCACCGCCACCGGCACCCTCGCCGCCGTAGGGCTCGCCTCCGTCGCGCCCGTGGCCGCCGCGCCCGCCGCCGTCCCGCTCGCCAAGGACCCCGGCCGCGCCGGCGACCACCTCACCGTCACCGTCCGCGACGCCGGCGGCGGCGCCGACGGGACCCACGAGCTGACCTGCCATCCGGCCGGCGGCGACCACCCCCGCGCCGCCGACGCCTGCGCCGCGCTCGACAGCGGCACCCGCTGGGGCAAGGACGCCTTCGCCCCCGTACCCCAGGGCACCTTCTGCACCATGCAGTACGGCGGGTCGGCCACCGCCCATGTCACCGGGACCTGGGCCGGGCGCCCCGTCGACGCCCGCTACGACCGCAGCGACGGGTGCGAGATCGCCCGCTGGAACCGGCTCGTGCCGCTCCTTCCCGACGTGCGGGCGCAAGGGCGCCGGTTGTAG
- a CDS encoding MASE1 domain-containing protein — MYGLVAPMTSQKTDSPRLRDYATHALRLTIVAAAYYGSAKLGLEQQLVRGQVTPFWPPTGIALVALLMWGLRMWPGIAIGALVVNAPLGPSILPVLAIVAGNTIAPVCACLLLRRVRFRLALDRLQDALALVFLGALSGMLISATIGTGVLVASEALTADDFWPTWSVWWTGDAMGVLVIAPLLLAARTLRRPHDVPPLRWAEAAALLVGTTAASIVATRSPLNLLFLVVPFLIWAAFRFQLQGAAPCALITSVVAIIAGAADVGPFAGQDLLAKMVILQAFNGTVALTCLLLSATIAERNHTVRALGEACERLTEALSRLVPDQPLNHHATLRMEDHKDNK, encoded by the coding sequence ATGTACGGACTGGTCGCCCCCATGACATCGCAGAAGACGGACAGCCCCCGGCTCCGCGACTACGCCACCCACGCCCTGCGCCTGACCATCGTCGCGGCCGCCTACTACGGCAGCGCCAAGCTGGGCCTGGAGCAGCAGCTGGTGCGGGGCCAGGTCACGCCCTTCTGGCCGCCGACCGGCATCGCCCTGGTCGCCCTGCTGATGTGGGGCCTGCGCATGTGGCCGGGTATCGCGATCGGCGCGTTGGTCGTGAACGCGCCGCTCGGACCGTCGATCCTGCCCGTGCTCGCCATCGTCGCCGGCAACACGATCGCCCCGGTCTGCGCCTGCCTCCTGCTGCGCCGCGTACGGTTCCGCCTCGCGCTCGACCGGCTCCAGGACGCCCTGGCGCTGGTCTTCCTCGGCGCCCTGAGCGGGATGCTGATCAGCGCGACGATCGGCACGGGGGTCCTCGTGGCCTCCGAGGCGCTGACGGCCGACGACTTCTGGCCGACCTGGTCGGTGTGGTGGACGGGCGACGCGATGGGCGTCCTCGTCATCGCACCCCTGCTCCTGGCCGCACGCACCCTGCGCCGGCCACATGACGTCCCGCCGCTGCGCTGGGCCGAGGCGGCGGCCCTGCTGGTCGGCACGACAGCGGCCTCCATCGTGGCCACCCGCAGCCCCCTCAATCTCCTCTTCCTCGTCGTCCCCTTCCTGATCTGGGCGGCCTTCCGCTTCCAACTCCAGGGCGCCGCACCCTGCGCACTGATCACCTCGGTGGTCGCGATCATCGCCGGCGCGGCGGACGTGGGACCGTTCGCCGGCCAGGACCTCCTGGCCAAGATGGTCATCCTCCAGGCCTTCAACGGCACCGTGGCCCTGACGTGCCTGCTCCTCTCGGCCACCATCGCCGAACGCAACCACACGGTCCGAGCCCTGGGAGAAGCCTGCGAACGCCTCACGGAGGCCCTGTCCCGCCTCGTCCCGGACCAGCCCCTGAACCACCACGCGACCCTGCGCATGGAAGACCACAAGGACAACAAGTAG
- a CDS encoding PP2C family protein-serine/threonine phosphatase gives MAHRRTDSAGATRELLQELGDLTGRILDQIKLHQARVELAAALQRQVLAAELPDVPYLRAAGRYTPARIGLDIGGDWFDGFRMPDGSVGFAIGDVQGHDVEAAALMGQVRTCLRAVATATTDPAEVLGHTNDLLVAMASELFVTCTFLRFDPATKELCDARAGHVPAVWATTGGHCEIVLHDGGLPLGINAGEHYPSSRRHLTGTGAFVLLTDGVVEGPGYPIDDGLKRVADLVGDGCGAEPADLAAQVIKVADLTGHSDDAAVLVLRYGDLGGG, from the coding sequence ATGGCCCACCGCCGCACCGATTCGGCCGGTGCCACCAGAGAGCTGCTCCAGGAGCTCGGGGATCTCACCGGCCGGATTCTGGACCAGATCAAGCTCCACCAGGCACGCGTCGAGCTGGCCGCCGCACTCCAGCGCCAGGTCCTCGCCGCGGAGCTGCCGGACGTGCCGTACCTGCGGGCGGCGGGCCGGTACACACCCGCGCGGATCGGTCTGGACATCGGCGGCGACTGGTTCGACGGCTTCCGCATGCCGGACGGCTCGGTGGGCTTCGCGATCGGGGACGTCCAGGGCCATGACGTCGAGGCCGCGGCGCTGATGGGCCAGGTCCGCACCTGCCTGCGCGCCGTCGCGACCGCCACCACGGACCCGGCGGAGGTGCTGGGGCACACCAACGACCTGCTGGTCGCGATGGCCTCCGAGCTCTTCGTGACCTGCACTTTCCTGCGTTTCGACCCGGCCACCAAGGAACTGTGCGACGCCCGCGCAGGACACGTACCGGCGGTCTGGGCCACGACCGGCGGCCACTGCGAGATCGTCCTGCACGACGGCGGCCTGCCGCTCGGGATCAACGCCGGCGAGCACTATCCGTCGTCCCGCCGGCACCTGACCGGCACGGGCGCGTTCGTGCTGCTCACCGACGGCGTGGTGGAGGGCCCCGGCTATCCCATCGACGACGGTCTCAAGCGGGTGGCCGACCTCGTCGGCGACGGCTGCGGCGCCGAGCCCGCGGACCTGGCCGCCCAGGTGATCAAGGTCGCGGACCTGACCGGCCACAGCGACGACGCGGCGGTCCTCGTCCTGCGCTACGGCGACCTCGGCGGAGGGTGA
- a CDS encoding SpoIIE family protein phosphatase, producing MNARLALLSTVAPGVAESEVFRLALQHAVGELGALGGMIHLRGPMSALRLVSTAGLPPALTRSWEIVGQEGPLAPALALREGNGVWVPLSPAGAADSPDAAWPGTGLAALPLYSGNRGTGALSVLMDAPGEPGPDHWEFLRAVVSWTEDRMGQAPPPTGPVRPAQQPEHNGERLRQALKEVSVGSWDWNIRTGELIWDEAALELYGTLPQDYTGKVENWMRCVHPDDLPPTLAAADRAIRTGGVFEAEYRVRKLDGTWGWTQARARPTYDEQGEPHRMIGVGWDSNEPRSARDALSRALRHMSDGFLAMDDDWRITFANLEAERTLGFSEEELFGCLLWDLPAAEQVPGLEIRCRQAAAAEKSVSFDVRLPNGRLCHLRLVPGPDGRTIYFTDVTERRRLEEERRSAERAATERAARIGELTAALAKATTSVDVVDAVARGVLPPFEASGLVVQTVEGDRLHTVGSVGYPDDVLAVLDGRERTQSSPLWDAILAGTPLFLSTPHEFSAHYPELADLPARAGKQSWALLPLTASGHTFGICAVTFDHPRRLTDEERTLLTATSALVAQALERARLFDAEHTRSRELQRSLLPRDLPDLPACSAAARYLPAGQGMDVGGDWYDIIPLSGGQVALVVGDVMGHGLPEAATMGRLRTAVHTLADLELPPDEIMSHLNDIVGAMGEESYVTCLYALYDSTTRVCSIARAGHPPPALLHPDGTVVFPPLAADPPLGAAEPPFETTEVRVPEGSVLALYTDGLVESSRREMDEGMAALADVLRTAHADGTVTDLELLCERITSTLLPAGQQTADDAALLLARMHALPDSRIASWPLPKDPRAAGQARALIRKQLTAWDLEDLTPTTELLASELVGNVIRHARGPMRLRLLHGAALICEVFDGSLTMPRIRRATETDEGGRGLQLITALSQRWGTRYTPTGKCIWTEQTLQTAPDAVRDEPREAAPDALERMFLALPGLGEDFDGDLDALAFGDQD from the coding sequence ATGAACGCTCGGCTGGCACTGCTCAGCACGGTGGCCCCCGGTGTCGCGGAAAGCGAGGTCTTCCGGCTGGCACTCCAGCACGCGGTGGGCGAGCTGGGCGCGCTGGGCGGCATGATCCACCTGCGGGGCCCGATGTCCGCGCTGCGGCTGGTGTCGACCGCCGGGCTCCCGCCGGCCCTCACCCGTTCCTGGGAGATCGTCGGCCAGGAGGGCCCCCTGGCCCCGGCACTCGCGCTGCGCGAGGGCAACGGCGTCTGGGTCCCGCTGAGCCCGGCCGGCGCCGCCGACTCCCCGGACGCCGCCTGGCCCGGCACCGGCCTCGCCGCACTGCCGCTGTACAGCGGCAACCGCGGCACCGGCGCCCTCAGCGTCCTGATGGACGCACCCGGCGAACCGGGGCCCGACCACTGGGAGTTCCTGCGGGCCGTCGTCTCCTGGACCGAGGACCGCATGGGCCAGGCGCCCCCGCCGACCGGCCCCGTACGGCCCGCCCAGCAGCCCGAACACAACGGCGAGCGGCTGCGCCAGGCCCTGAAGGAGGTCAGCGTCGGCTCCTGGGACTGGAACATCCGCACCGGCGAACTGATCTGGGACGAAGCCGCCCTGGAGCTGTACGGCACCCTGCCCCAGGACTACACCGGCAAGGTCGAGAACTGGATGCGGTGCGTCCACCCCGACGACCTGCCGCCGACGCTGGCCGCGGCGGACCGCGCGATCCGCACCGGCGGCGTCTTCGAGGCCGAGTACCGGGTGCGCAAGCTGGACGGCACCTGGGGCTGGACGCAGGCCCGCGCCAGACCGACGTACGACGAACAGGGCGAACCGCACCGGATGATCGGGGTGGGCTGGGACAGCAACGAACCCCGTTCCGCCCGTGACGCCCTCAGCCGGGCCCTGCGGCACATGAGCGACGGCTTCCTGGCGATGGACGACGACTGGCGCATCACCTTCGCCAACCTGGAGGCCGAGCGCACCCTCGGCTTCTCCGAGGAGGAGCTGTTCGGCTGTCTGCTGTGGGACCTGCCCGCCGCCGAGCAGGTGCCCGGCCTGGAGATCCGCTGCCGGCAGGCCGCCGCCGCGGAGAAGTCGGTGAGCTTCGACGTACGGCTGCCGAACGGCCGCCTGTGCCATCTGCGGCTGGTGCCGGGCCCCGACGGCCGCACCATCTACTTCACCGACGTCACCGAGAGGCGGCGGCTGGAGGAAGAGCGCCGGTCCGCCGAGCGGGCGGCCACCGAGCGCGCCGCGCGGATAGGGGAGCTGACCGCGGCCCTCGCCAAGGCGACGACGTCGGTGGACGTGGTGGACGCGGTCGCGCGCGGAGTACTGCCGCCGTTCGAGGCGTCCGGTCTGGTGGTGCAGACCGTGGAGGGCGACCGGCTGCACACCGTCGGCTCGGTCGGCTACCCGGACGACGTCCTCGCCGTGCTCGACGGCCGTGAGCGCACGCAGTCCAGCCCGCTGTGGGACGCGATCCTCGCCGGCACTCCCCTGTTCCTGTCCACCCCCCACGAGTTCTCCGCCCACTACCCCGAGCTGGCGGACCTGCCCGCCCGCGCCGGCAAGCAGTCCTGGGCGCTGCTCCCGCTGACGGCCTCCGGCCACACCTTCGGCATCTGCGCGGTCACCTTCGACCACCCCCGCCGCCTCACCGACGAGGAGCGCACCCTGCTGACCGCGACCAGCGCCCTGGTCGCCCAGGCCCTGGAGCGGGCCCGCCTCTTCGACGCCGAGCACACCCGCTCCCGCGAGCTCCAGCGCAGCCTGCTCCCCCGGGACCTGCCCGACCTGCCCGCCTGCTCGGCCGCCGCCCGCTATCTGCCGGCCGGCCAGGGCATGGATGTGGGCGGCGACTGGTACGACATCATCCCGCTGTCCGGCGGCCAGGTCGCCCTGGTCGTCGGCGACGTCATGGGCCACGGCCTGCCGGAGGCGGCGACGATGGGCCGCCTGCGCACGGCCGTGCACACCCTGGCCGACCTCGAACTGCCGCCCGACGAGATCATGAGCCACCTCAACGACATCGTCGGCGCCATGGGCGAGGAGTCGTACGTGACGTGTCTGTACGCGTTGTACGACTCCACGACCCGCGTCTGCTCCATAGCGAGGGCCGGCCACCCGCCGCCGGCCCTGCTGCACCCCGACGGCACGGTCGTCTTCCCACCCCTGGCGGCTGACCCGCCCCTGGGCGCGGCCGAGCCCCCCTTCGAGACGACGGAGGTCCGGGTTCCCGAGGGCAGCGTGCTGGCGCTGTACACCGACGGCCTGGTCGAGTCGTCCAGGCGCGAGATGGACGAGGGCATGGCGGCCCTGGCCGACGTGCTGCGCACCGCCCACGCGGACGGCACGGTGACGGACCTGGAGCTGCTCTGCGAACGGATCACCTCGACCCTGTTGCCCGCCGGCCAGCAGACGGCCGACGACGCGGCCCTCCTCCTGGCGCGGATGCACGCGCTGCCCGACTCCCGCATCGCCTCCTGGCCGCTCCCCAAGGACCCGAGGGCGGCGGGCCAGGCCCGCGCCCTGATCCGCAAGCAGCTGACGGCCTGGGACCTGGAGGACCTCACCCCCACCACCGAGCTGCTGGCGAGCGAGCTCGTCGGCAACGTCATCCGGCACGCCAGGGGCCCCATGCGGCTACGGCTCCTGCACGGCGCCGCGCTGATCTGCGAGGTCTTCGACGGCAGCCTGACGATGCCGCGCATACGCCGGGCGACGGAGACGGACGAGGGGGGCCGCGGCCTCCAGCTGATCACCGCGCTGTCGCAGCGCTGGGGGACCCGGTACACGCCGACCGGCAAGTGCATCTGGACGGAACAGACCCTCCAGACGGCACCGGACGCCGTACGGGACGAACCGCGCGAGGCGGCGCCCGACGCGCTGGAGCGGATGTTCCTGGCCCTGCCGGGGCTGGGGGAGGACTTCGACGGGGACCTGGACGCGCTGGCCTTCGGCGACCAGGACTGA
- a CDS encoding GtrA family protein, whose translation MESQRQSKPSPAPSSPGPLSSFVRFVVCGGGVGLLSSAAVPMLAPAMPWAVANALVTVAGTLLCTELHALFTFGTGRRPDWRRHLQSSGSAVAAYLATTAAMFALYAVQPSPGMFWEQTVYLTASGLAGVGRFLVLRLFVFADRNERDEHSKRSTRSETLLPGEPNLLLIPATDAGRRQVAPTHPALIPAAA comes from the coding sequence ATGGAATCGCAGCGCCAGTCGAAGCCGAGCCCGGCGCCGTCGAGCCCGGGTCCCCTCTCCTCGTTCGTCCGGTTCGTGGTGTGCGGCGGCGGTGTCGGACTGCTCTCCAGCGCGGCCGTACCGATGCTGGCCCCGGCGATGCCCTGGGCGGTCGCGAACGCCCTGGTCACCGTCGCCGGCACGCTCCTGTGCACCGAGTTGCACGCCCTGTTCACCTTCGGCACCGGCCGGCGCCCCGACTGGCGGCGGCACCTGCAGTCCTCGGGGTCGGCCGTCGCCGCCTACCTGGCCACGACCGCCGCGATGTTCGCGCTGTACGCCGTCCAGCCGTCGCCCGGCATGTTCTGGGAACAGACCGTCTACCTCACCGCCTCCGGCCTGGCCGGCGTCGGCCGCTTCCTGGTCCTGCGGCTGTTCGTGTTCGCCGACCGGAACGAGCGCGACGAGCACAGCAAGCGCTCCACCCGCAGCGAGACGCTCCTGCCCGGCGAGCCGAACCTCCTCCTGATCCCGGCGACGGACGCCGGTCGCCGGCAAGTGGCCCCCACGCACCCCGCGTTGATCCCGGCCGCCGCATAG
- a CDS encoding NAD(P)H-binding protein, producing the protein MIVVTGATGNVGRPLVRALTDAGERVTAVSRRISAHDVPAGVRHHPADLTGPERLKPALDGAEALFLLTSGDFMAADGDLAAVLDVVRGSGVRRVVLLSSQGVGTGDHPSALEDAVKASGLEWTMLRPGAFHSNALQWADTVRTRREVAAPFGDTALPTVDPADIAEVAAAALRAPGHAGEVYDLTGPAPVSPRQQTAAIGAALGEPVRFTELTRAQAREHLLRTMPEPVVESTLDLLGTPPAALRRVSPAVDQVLGRPARSFADWVERNAGAFK; encoded by the coding sequence ATGATCGTGGTGACCGGAGCAACGGGCAATGTGGGAAGGCCACTTGTGCGGGCGCTCACGGACGCGGGCGAGCGGGTGACGGCGGTCTCCCGCCGTATCTCCGCCCATGACGTACCGGCGGGGGTCCGCCACCACCCGGCCGACCTCACCGGACCCGAACGTCTGAAACCCGCGCTCGACGGGGCCGAGGCCCTGTTCCTGCTGACCTCCGGCGACTTCATGGCGGCCGACGGCGACCTCGCAGCCGTACTGGACGTCGTACGGGGATCGGGCGTCCGGCGCGTGGTCCTGCTGTCGTCCCAGGGCGTCGGCACGGGCGACCACCCCTCGGCGCTGGAGGACGCCGTCAAGGCGTCCGGCCTGGAGTGGACGATGCTGCGGCCCGGTGCCTTCCACTCGAACGCCCTCCAGTGGGCCGACACGGTCCGCACCCGACGGGAGGTCGCCGCTCCCTTCGGCGACACGGCCCTGCCCACCGTCGACCCGGCCGACATCGCGGAGGTTGCGGCGGCGGCCCTGCGCGCTCCGGGTCACGCCGGCGAGGTGTACGACCTGACCGGCCCGGCGCCGGTCTCGCCCCGGCAGCAGACCGCGGCGATCGGAGCGGCCCTGGGGGAGCCGGTCCGGTTCACCGAACTGACCCGCGCGCAGGCCCGGGAGCACCTGCTGCGCACCATGCCCGAGCCGGTCGTCGAGAGCACCCTCGATCTGCTGGGCACCCCACCGGCCGCGCTGCGGCGGGTGAGCCCGGCCGTCGACCAGGTCCTCGGCCGACCGGCGCGGTCGTTCGCGGACTGGGTGGAGCGGAACGCCGGTGCCTTCAAGTAG
- a CDS encoding winged helix-turn-helix transcriptional regulator: MTESTGNRVPRGADPANACPVAPVVDIVFSRWTTPILWALHEYGRQRFVELERRIGTITPKVLTQRLRQLERDGLVVRTYHAEVPPRVEYEISELGRSLAPLFAALSEWSVHLDAVERARVAYDAREDRRAPGVGGAH, from the coding sequence GTGACCGAGAGCACAGGGAATCGGGTGCCGCGGGGTGCCGATCCGGCGAATGCCTGCCCCGTCGCGCCCGTCGTCGACATCGTCTTCAGCCGCTGGACCACCCCGATCCTGTGGGCACTTCACGAGTACGGCCGTCAGCGCTTCGTCGAGCTGGAGCGCCGCATCGGCACCATCACGCCGAAGGTGCTCACCCAGCGGCTGCGGCAGCTGGAGCGGGACGGGCTGGTCGTGCGCACGTATCACGCCGAGGTCCCGCCACGCGTCGAGTACGAGATCAGCGAACTGGGCCGCAGTCTCGCGCCGTTGTTCGCCGCGCTGTCGGAGTGGTCCGTGCACCTGGACGCGGTCGAGCGGGCCCGGGTGGCCTACGACGCGCGGGAGGACCGGCGGGCGCCAGGGGTCGGCGGGGCCCACTGA
- a CDS encoding MarR family winged helix-turn-helix transcriptional regulator encodes MQATPRPTATPAQALEAMDSLIAAHLLGQQEMAQRLGLNITDLLCFACVLKAGDDLLTAGELAEHAHVTTGAMTGILNRLERAGFVTRRPDPADRRRVRVAAVPSAVERAGALYGPYYARLNELFASYSADEIAVLTDWFTRTTGLAQTYIDEMREQDKG; translated from the coding sequence ATGCAAGCCACGCCGCGTCCCACCGCCACCCCGGCCCAGGCGCTGGAGGCGATGGACTCCCTCATCGCCGCCCACCTGCTGGGCCAGCAGGAGATGGCCCAGCGGCTGGGCCTGAACATCACCGACCTGCTCTGTTTCGCCTGCGTCCTGAAGGCGGGGGACGACCTGCTCACGGCCGGCGAGCTCGCGGAACACGCCCACGTCACGACCGGCGCGATGACCGGCATCCTCAACCGCCTGGAGCGGGCCGGCTTTGTCACCCGCCGCCCCGACCCGGCCGACCGGCGCCGGGTCCGGGTGGCCGCCGTACCGTCCGCGGTCGAGCGGGCCGGGGCCCTCTACGGCCCCTACTACGCCCGCCTCAACGAGCTCTTCGCGAGCTACTCCGCCGACGAGATCGCGGTGCTCACGGACTGGTTCACGCGGACGACGGGACTGGCACAGACCTACATCGACGAAATGCGCGAACAGGACAAGGGCTGA
- a CDS encoding HGxxPAAW family protein, producing the protein MSQYDEGHTVAGWTGTGIATVGSAVLGAGTCMVSAALIVGGLGILAASVLVTWALHLSGWGKPSGPRPRGQWPMGVRDLTVRDGHADCWGCRLAGRGRRSADVVAVVGEPAGAGEPAVAEAGSLGR; encoded by the coding sequence GTGAGCCAGTATGACGAGGGGCACACGGTCGCGGGCTGGACCGGAACCGGGATCGCGACCGTCGGATCCGCCGTGCTCGGTGCCGGGACATGCATGGTCTCGGCCGCGCTGATCGTGGGCGGGCTCGGGATCCTGGCGGCGAGCGTCCTGGTGACCTGGGCCCTGCATCTGTCCGGCTGGGGCAAGCCCTCGGGACCGCGGCCGCGCGGGCAGTGGCCCATGGGGGTGCGCGACCTGACCGTGCGGGACGGGCACGCGGACTGCTGGGGCTGCCGGCTCGCGGGTCGCGGGCGGCGCAGCGCCGACGTGGTCGCGGTCGTCGGCGAACCCGCCGGGGCCGGTGAACCCGCCGTCGCCGAGGCCGGTTCGCTCGGCCGCTGA
- a CDS encoding DUF2797 domain-containing protein, producing MAQAWRCKGLRWSADGPELAWDGGRRSALTWGKRVAFGVAEGGVRTCVGARGHACPVRAAVSGRSTGARCEDCARLDRAHSVAADTIADDPRPYHVYLAWFGPGMTKVGITALERGSARLLEQGAVCFTWLGAGPLMAARRTEELLRAALRVPDRIPYADKRAVRSGLPASAAERAAEVEDLHARAVALDAWPESLVREPCRPVDHAGVFGLAELPGAVGEVTELVAGGAVSGRLVAAAGPDLHVEAGGGVVVVDTRLMTGWELLPTGGDGELTVPVKEFREREATMQDGLF from the coding sequence ATGGCACAGGCATGGAGATGCAAGGGGCTGCGCTGGTCGGCCGACGGCCCCGAGCTGGCGTGGGACGGCGGTCGGCGCTCGGCGCTGACCTGGGGGAAACGGGTGGCCTTCGGGGTCGCCGAAGGGGGCGTTCGGACATGCGTGGGAGCGCGGGGGCACGCCTGTCCGGTAAGGGCGGCCGTATCGGGGCGCAGCACGGGGGCGCGCTGCGAGGACTGTGCTCGGCTGGACCGGGCGCACTCGGTGGCCGCCGACACGATCGCGGACGACCCGCGGCCGTACCACGTATATCTGGCCTGGTTCGGCCCCGGGATGACCAAGGTCGGCATCACCGCCCTTGAGCGCGGCTCGGCGCGGCTCCTTGAGCAGGGCGCGGTCTGCTTCACCTGGCTGGGCGCAGGCCCGCTGATGGCGGCACGGCGCACGGAGGAACTGCTGCGGGCGGCACTGCGGGTGCCGGACCGGATTCCGTACGCCGACAAGCGGGCGGTGCGCTCCGGGCTGCCGGCGTCGGCGGCGGAGCGCGCGGCCGAGGTCGAGGACCTGCACGCCCGGGCGGTCGCGCTGGACGCCTGGCCGGAGTCACTGGTCCGCGAACCCTGCCGACCGGTCGATCACGCCGGGGTGTTCGGGCTCGCGGAGCTGCCGGGTGCCGTCGGGGAGGTGACCGAGCTCGTCGCGGGCGGGGCGGTGAGCGGACGGCTGGTGGCGGCCGCCGGACCGGACCTGCACGTCGAGGCGGGCGGCGGGGTGGTCGTCGTCGACACGCGGCTGATGACCGGGTGGGAACTGCTGCCGACGGGCGGCGACGGGGAACTGACGGTGCCGGTAAAGGAGTTCAGGGAGCGGGAGGCGACCATGCAGGACGGGCTGTTCTGA
- a CDS encoding response regulator transcription factor, with translation MTTTSPQGRTELLRPDGSPVRVLVVDDEMSITELLSMALRYEGWQIRSAGDGTGAVQTAREFRPDAVVLDMMLPDMDGLTVLGRLRRELPDVPVLFLTAKDAVEDRIAGLTAGGDDYVTKPFSLEEVVARLRGLIRRSGAADRRSDSVLVVGDLTLDEDSHEVSRAGDNIHLTATEFELLRFLMRNPRRVLSKAQILDRVWSYDFGGQANVVELYISYLRRKIDAGREPMIHTRRGAGYLIKPAVS, from the coding sequence ATGACCACGACCTCGCCCCAGGGGCGCACCGAACTGCTGAGGCCGGACGGGAGCCCCGTCCGAGTGCTTGTGGTGGACGACGAGATGTCGATCACCGAACTGCTGTCCATGGCCCTTCGCTATGAGGGCTGGCAGATCCGCAGCGCGGGGGACGGCACGGGAGCCGTCCAGACCGCGCGTGAGTTCCGGCCCGACGCCGTCGTCCTGGACATGATGCTCCCGGACATGGACGGCCTCACCGTCCTCGGGCGGCTGCGCCGCGAACTGCCGGACGTGCCGGTGCTGTTCCTGACGGCCAAGGACGCCGTCGAGGACCGTATCGCCGGGCTGACCGCGGGCGGCGACGACTACGTCACCAAGCCGTTCAGCCTGGAGGAGGTCGTCGCCCGGCTGCGCGGGCTGATCCGGCGTTCGGGCGCCGCGGACCGGCGGTCCGACTCCGTGCTCGTCGTCGGCGACCTGACCCTCGACGAGGACAGCCACGAGGTGTCGCGGGCCGGGGACAACATCCACCTCACCGCCACCGAGTTCGAGCTGCTGCGCTTCCTCATGCGCAATCCGCGGCGCGTGCTCAGCAAGGCACAGATACTCGACCGGGTCTGGTCGTACGACTTCGGCGGGCAGGCCAACGTCGTCGAGCTGTACATCTCCTATCTGCGCCGCAAGATCGACGCCGGCCGCGAGCCGATGATCCACACCCGGCGCGGAGCCGGCTATCTGATCAAGCCCGCGGTGTCATGA